The Solibacillus isronensis genomic sequence CCTGTATTATACATACATTTATTGTTAAAAAGTGGAGATATTAGTATATTAATATTTTTGATAATATTAGTATTTTAATATTTACCAACCCTTCAAAGGGTTCCAAAAATGGAAAATAAAGTACATAATAATCCACGTAGGAAATACACTTTTTTTATTTTTGTAAGTTTAAAACATTCAATTATGTATAAAAGGTAATTTGAAAAAAGAGGAGGAAGGAAGAAATGAACCAAATTGAAAACCTAACTAAACTTGACTTTTCTTTAGACTTTGAAATTTCTAGTGATGCTATGGAGGTTTCAGCTGATTTAGAAACTTTATCAATAACTAAGACAATTTTAACGAAAATTACATGTAAAGCTACATGTACTTGCCAATGTACACAATATTGTACTGCTGCATGTTTCTAATTGATTTAAATTAAATGCTAATAAGGGAGGAATAGTTATGGAATATAAAAATCAGGAATTAGAATTAAAAAAGGATGATTTCGTATTAAATTTCGAAATCACGGCGGACACTATGGAAATGTCAGGTGATTTCGAAACTTTGACAACTATCAAAACCATTACTAAAGTTACTCAAAAATCAACATGTACATGTGCATGTACATTCAGTTGCGGTTGGTTTTAATTCATCTTTGCCGAGATGAATAGCTATCAATAACTAATTTTACCTTAAAAATATATATAATTGAAGTTTTAAGCTTACAAAAGTAAAAAAAAACGAAAGGATGTCTAACATGAATTCACAAATTTTTAACATAGGAAATAACTTTACTATTAGATTTCCGAATAGATCTATAAATAAACTAATGCAAGACTTTAATAAATCGAAATATACAAAATTTGATGAAATAAATTGGATACAAAAGATATTGAAAGATCAAGGTTTTGTAGAGAATATAAAAACGGCAAGTCCGTCGCTTTATGAAAGCTTATTAAATTATAACAATAAAAATAAAAAAGATATAAATAATATATTCCAGTCATTATTTAAATATTACGTAAGATTTCATAGTAGGCCAACACCATTTAGTAGATTTTCTTCAGTAGCTCTAGGAACCTTTGAAGGGAGTACTAAATCAACTATAGTCTCTGAAAAAGTTCAGAAGAAAGTTAGGATTTCTGAAGAATGGTTAAATGAATATATAAATTATTTAGAAAAAAACTTAGATTTATTAACATTATTAGAACTAAAAACAAATGAATTATTAGAAGAGGATTATGACCTATATTATTTACCATATTATACTGGTGGCGATGTGAAAGATTATACATCCATTAAAGAAGTCCAGTTAAATAGAACAGATTTATTAGTTTATACTTTAAATTATTTTAAATCAGGAGCAAAAGTTTCGGGATATCTCAAGACCCTGGAAGATAAAGGTGTTGATACAAAAACTGCCAATAATTATATCAGCAGTCTATTGCAAAAAGAGTTTTTAATTTCAAGTTTAAGAATTTCAAATTCCACAAATAATAAAGTATTAGAACTGATAAAGGTATTAGAAAGTTTAGGAGTAACTTCTTCAGTATATAAGAATTTTTTAGAGAAGATAATTTCGTACATAGAAGATGAAAAAAATAACGATTATACAAAAATTGAAAAAGAGATGAGTTCCGTTGTAAATTCAAAAGAATATATTCAAATTGATAGTATTTATTCTGAAGAATTAAATTTTTCGAATGAGTTAAAGTTAGAACTGAAATCGTATGCAGAACTCCTATATAGATTAGGTATATTATTCGATGCAAAGGATTATGCTATGGAATACTATTTAAACAAATTTATGGACCATTATGGAATTAATATTGGTATCCCATTAAAGACATTAATTAATGATAAATCTGAGTTAGGCCCTCCACCAACATATACAAATCCGGCGGGGGTATTAGATTATGAATATTATAACTCCAAACATGTAAATCAACGCTCTGATAATCAATTTTTTAGTGAACTAATTTATAAGCTGAATACTATTAATAATGGGGAAATAGATATTAAGACGTTGGTAGATAAATATATTAATAAGGAAATGCCTATAAAAGAAGGAAGTGCAGATATTTATGTATCTGTTTACCAAGATGGAGATAAATTTAGAATTTATCCGTCAGGAAACATTTTTTCGCCATTTGCTGGGAGGACAGCAGGTAGATTTCTTTATGGACTGCCTCATAAACAAGTAGAACAGTTT encodes the following:
- a CDS encoding FDLD family class I lanthipeptide, giving the protein MNQIENLTKLDFSLDFEISSDAMEVSADLETLSITKTILTKITCKATCTCQCTQYCTAACF